Within the Silurus meridionalis isolate SWU-2019-XX chromosome 2, ASM1480568v1, whole genome shotgun sequence genome, the region TGGTGGCAGGTCAACTCCATCACACCGCATTACAGAGTATAAACAAGTGTATATTGAAAATGTTGTTTACAAAATACGACTAAGAAATATAGTGATTTATAAAACTGCATGTCGATCATTAAAATCGATaaagcgtttttctttttttttattattattattacattttgtttgcatGATGAAGAGACATCACGTGATTGTGATCCATACGCATTTCCGCTTCCACGAGGAAGTAAATGATGCATTAGAAGGTTTAGTTGGTTCTTACTGTTTATAGCGTTGAAGCAAAATATCTGCGAAAAGTGAATAGTTCAGGCAAGAGTCGACTGTGGAAAACATTCATTTAGGTATAAAGTCATATAAAACTGTCTTGTGTTTCGATGCAACGGAAGTGTTCTCTTGCTGTTGGCCACAGTAAGTGTTTTTGAAGTGTGATCTGTTTCTCCACCAAACTCCTCTGTCTGTGTTTACCTGGTGCAGAAGCAGCAGGAACCCGTGGATGGAAGTGGAGAGGACACGGGTCATGGGTCCAGAAAGAGTGTTGCCGAGCTCGGAGGAGGATTTGGGGCAGGAGCGAGTGTCCGAGCCCGTTGCCGATGAGTGGAGCGGTGAGGACgttgaggaggaggatggagtcccgggagaggaggaggaagaggaggagggagacAGCGCCAGTTATTATTATCAACCCCTGAACCAGGAACCTGATGGAGGTCCTAACACACAGCTGGATCAGAACGACGAGGCGACACACGCCGAACAACTGCAGGAGGTGCAGGAGAGAATAGAGGTAACATACAGCCAAGTGTGTCTCACACGTTTCTCAACTCTCTACTTCTTTATATTTACCTTGGCTTAATATTTACACGACTCCTGCTGAACGCTGTCTAGATTTTCTGCACAGTCATGATTTGATCTTTAAAATGGCCCAGAAATACTCTTAATGATGTATCATTTAAATCAAAAGTACATATGCGAATATATTTAATCTTGCTCATATGATATTGTCATTTCTGTTCACCCAGGCCATGGGTTTGTTCCTGCCTCAGCCACCAGCACCAGACAGTGATGAGGAGGAAGATCCTGAAGGAGCAGCTGCACACAGTAGCGCCTCAATTCCTATGGACCCCGGTAACATCCTCACGCATCAACAACTAAAAAAACCAATCCAGCACTGATCAAACAGTGTGTTCTAATAAGAGtttccacactgttcacagaTCACGTTGAGCTGGTGAAAAGGACCATGGCAGCAGTCAACTTGCCGTCTCTGGGGATCCCTGCTTGGGCTCAAGAGATTTCAGATGATCAGTGGAAGGACATGGTGCAGAAGACTCTCCAGTCTCGGCAGAGCTCAGCAGGTCTCTTACTGCAACGCAAATGAAATGACCTTTATCACGTTCTCCTTGCAGCTCGTCTTTCATCCCTCATAAAGCATCAAGAGAGCCTCATGTGATTGTGGTGACAAAGAtgaattgtttatatattatatttgaaaaataCTCTAAATATTTTGCAGAGTTTGAAGTATTTCAGAATAGTTAAGTGTGGCTCCTAAACATTCCCTCCAGCGAACATGTTTTAACATTTTGGAGTATTTAACCTCTTTGTAAAATCGTACATTTTTATCATGTCAGATTctcagttttctttattttcatacaTGTGGGTGTCTCACATGTTGGGTGACAACATTCATATGCTTAAATTGACTTTAAAACTTCTACAGATTCATGATGCATGTGTCTTGCACATTCAGAAATCTAatgttgtcttttatttttcactttatttttgttctgtacATACATTGACATCTGTACAAAATATGACTTTCATAGTATGTAATGCTCTGCCTAATTAAAGTACAACATATGTACATATGACCCGGAAAGCAGCTCAAGATTAGTGTTAGACTTGGGAAAGGGGGATGGGGGAAGAAAAAGAGTGGGGGTGAGGGTGGAGAGACcagttcttttcttgttttcttctgTAGCCGGACTTTATGCTGCCAGACAAAAACCACGTAGCCAGTTTATAACTAATGCAGCTTGGTTTCaggattttaatgtaaaattgaactgaatacCTATTgtcaattatatatttatagaatgGCTTTTTCCATTAAAGCAGATAACTTTATTTCATGTAAACCTTGTAGCCAGGCATCAACATGTTTTTCATTGTCTGGCAGCCTATTCAAAGAGTGAATTTTCCCTTGGATTGATCAGCATGAGCTATAATTCACTCTGCAATACACAAGTGAGTACTGTAGTACTGTTCAACAggtgaaaacaaataaagaagaa harbors:
- the mea1 gene encoding male-enhanced antigen 1; this translates as MEVERTRVMGPERVLPSSEEDLGQERVSEPVADEWSGEDVEEEDGVPGEEEEEEEGDSASYYYQPLNQEPDGGPNTQLDQNDEATHAEQLQEVQERIEAMGLFLPQPPAPDSDEEEDPEGAAAHSSASIPMDPDHVELVKRTMAAVNLPSLGIPAWAQEISDDQWKDMVQKTLQSRQSSAGLLLQRK